One part of the Eucalyptus grandis isolate ANBG69807.140 chromosome 10, ASM1654582v1, whole genome shotgun sequence genome encodes these proteins:
- the LOC104421556 gene encoding uncharacterized protein YMR315W, which yields MEKRTQIAILGAGIFVRTQYIPRLAEISQLVLVKSIWSRTQESATGAVEIARKHFPEVECKWGDEGLDEIIRDDSIPAVAVVLAGQAQVDMSLRLLKAGKHVLQEKPAAASTTDIEMALSRYRALCASSPSKPIWAVAENYRFEPAFVECKKLLADIGDMMNVQVIVEGSMNSSNPYFSSSWRRNFAGGFILDMGVHFIAGLRMLVGCEITSVSATTTHVDLTLPPPDNLSSSFQLENGCSGVFVMIVSSKSPKIFWRVVGLKGTLQLERGNQDGRHGYLATLYDANGQSKSTFYSFSGVTDELKAFINDVSNMTLKKESGYEAEPRCSFLEGARDVAVLEAMLESGHKHGELVSVRKF from the exons ATGGAGAAGCGAACCCAGATCGCCATTCTTGGAGCCGGCATCTTCGTGAGGACCCAGTACATCCCGAGGCTGGCCGAGATCTCGCAGCTCGTCCTTGTCAAGTCCATATGGAGCCGAACGCAG GAATCGGCGACGGGTGCGGTCGAGATAGCACGGAAGCACTTTCCCGAAGTGGAGTGTAAGTGGGGTGATGAGGGTCTTGATGAGATCATCCGAGATGATTCGATACCGGCTGTTGCTGTTGTTCTGGCTGGACAAGCTCAG GTTGACATGTCACTTAGGCTGCTGAAGGCGGGAAAGCATGTATTGCAAG AAAAACCTGCGGCTGCTT CGACAACTGATATAGAAATGGCACTTTCAAGATATAGAGCTCTTTGTGCTAGTTCACCCAGCAAGCCTATTTGGGCAGTAGCCGAGAACTACAGATTTGAACCTGCTTTCGTTGAG TGTAAAAAACTTTTGGCTGATATTGGCGACATGATGAATGTCCAAGTCATAGTTGAAGGATCGATGAACAGTTCTAATCCCTACTTTTCAAGTTCGTGGAGGCGCAATTTTGCG GGTGGCTTTATACTCGATATGGGAGTACATTTCATTGCAGGTTTAAGAATG CTTGTTGGATGTGAGATAACATCAGTTTCCGCCACAACTACTCATGTGGATTTGACTTTGCCTCCTCCGGATAATTTATCATCCTCCTT TCAATTGGAGAATGGCTGTTCTGGAGTTTTTGTGATGATCGTATCTTCAAAATCACCCAAG ATATTCTGGCGAGTTGTTGGCTTGAAGGGGACGCTGCAGCTTGAACGTGGAAACCAGGATGGTCGACATGGTTACCTG GCTACCTTGTATGATGCCAATGGTCAAAGCAAAAGCACCTTCTATTCATTCAGTGGAGTGACGGATGAATTAAAAGCATTTATAAATGACGTTTCAAATATGACTCTTAAG AAGGAGAGTGGATATGAAGCTGAACCACGGTGCTCTTTTCTTGAAGGAGCCAGGGACGTTGCTGTTCTCGAGGCAATGCTTGAGTCTGGACATAAACATGGAGAATTAGTTTCAGTGAGAAAATTTTAG